Part of the Desulfobacterales bacterium genome is shown below.
GAAAAATTGCCTGTGGTTTTTACTCGGAAGGAGACAAAGCAGATTTTGCTGCAGCTGGAGGGCGTTTGCTGGCTTATGGGGCAATTGCTGTACGGCGCCGGTCTCCGCGTTATGGAATGTGTCCGGCTGCGGGTGAAGGATGTTGATTTCGGCTATCGGCAGATCGTTGTTCGGGACGGGAAGGGACATAAGGACCGGGTGACCATGTTACCAGCGATGATTATGGACGATTTGCAGCGGCATCTTAAGAAGGTGAAAAGGCGCCATGATTTACACCCACGTGCTCAACAAGGGCGGCCGGGGCGTTCAAAGCCCCGGCGATACGCTGTTTCAAACTGGTTTTCTTGAGGACGGTGCGCATGGATGAGCTGTATGATCTCACGGAACGTCAGCAGCAGGTGTTGGCATATATTGCGGAACATCAGAGGGATCATGGAGTCGCGCCGACGGTGCGGGAAATCGGTGATCACTTCGGGTTGCGGTCTCCGGGCGGAATTCATCGCATTCTCAGCCTGTTAAGAAAAAAGGGATTCGTTCGTTCCGATGACGGGAAAAAGCGATCCTGGAGAGCGGTCGCGGTAATTCCGGAAAAAGGAATGCCGGTCCTGGGGGAGATCGCGGCCGGAAAACCGATTGAGACCATAGCGTTATCCGGCGAACACATTGCTGTTTCGCCATCCGCTTTCGGCAGTGAGGATTGTTTCGCGCTTCGGGTCAGCGGCGACTCGATGATCGAAGCTCACATCGTGTCGGGGGATCTGGCGGTGATTAGACCGCAGTCCGAGGTAGAAAACGGGGACATCGCGGCGGTCATCGTTCAGGATGTGCTGCCGGAGGCGACGCTTAAGATCGTGCAACAAAAAAGGCGGACGCTCGTGCTGACGCCCGCAAATCACGCTTATTCGGCCATGACCTTTAAAGGTGCCGAATGCAGCAAGGTTCGCATTCTCGGAAAATGCGTGGGGATTATCCGCCGATAATACAAGCCCGGCACCTGCCTTCAAAAAATAATGATAGCAGGTGGAATTAAGCACACCCTTACCGTTCCGCAATTTCGGCGGATTTATGATGTTTCAAAAAGAGCACGGGCCCCGGTTCCCCAAAACGCACATGGATGGCAGAGGAATTTGATTTAATCATTGTCGGTGCGATTGTGCACTTTGCGCCCTGGCTGTTGAGCGCGTTTGTAAAAAAGGGGACGTAGGTTAAATTATAAATTTCTATTTTCTGTTTCAGGTATCACATCTTGAATAGTTGAGTGTCACGACATCGTGGACTCAACAAATAGTGAATAAAAATAGTTATATTTAACCCGCAAATCAGGCTTTTTTTGCATTCCGGTTCGCGATCACACTCGCAAACATCAGGCGCTTCTGATCATCATGAAAAATATTTTTTCGTTCATTTCCACTGGACAAATACATGATACAGCCCGCCTTCATATTCTCTTCGACATGCTCTGCACCCATCCACCCGAAACTATAAGAAAATTTTATACAAGCCAGACATTTATTCACTATACAGGATGTGACTCCGGTCAGTTAATCAAATAAAACAGAAACTATAACCCGGATTGCTGATGGATCCGCTTGTACTTGCCCCGCGTGGTCAGGTAAGCCGGGAACCCGACGATCCATAAAAAGAGGGTCGCAAAGAACCAACCCCAGGGGCCCATATCCAAGAACCCCTTGACCAGACCTTTCTTTACGCCGATAGCGCGGGTGTCAAAAAATACCCAGATGCTTGTTCCCAGAATAACCAACAGAATGATCGACTCCATAAATGTTTTCCTTTTGTAAAAGATTTTTCAAGTTCTTTCATGAGGTGCGCCGCATAAAACCAAGGGTCTTTTTCCCCTCCTGCAATTGCTTGATCTGCGATTCTTCCCGAAGGGCCTGCACCATCATACCGTGGATTACTTTTCCCCGCGGCAAGATTGCAAACCGGTCCCTGACGACCCGGAAGTCTCCCGGCGTCAGCTCGCTGATATTTCCAAGCATTTTTTCCTCTTCCTCGCTCAAGGGCACCGAGGTAAGGGGAGAAAGCAGCCTTTTGTAAAAGATGACATTGCCTTCCGGCTTCAGACAGCGGAAACCGATTTTATAGTTGAACCGCCGGACGGAGGCTGGGTCTATATCTTCAAAGCGATTGGTCGTGCAGATCAGGATGCCCTGAAATCGTTCCATCTGGGTGAGAAACTCATTGGTCTGGCTGATCTCCCAGGACCGGACGGCCCGGTTGCGGTTGAAAAGAAACGAATCAGCCTCGTCGATGACCAGCACAGCCTCCGCAGCCTCCGCCTCGGAAAAGATCTGGCTGATATTCTGCTCCGTTTCGCCTACATAGGGTCTGACAACTTCGCTTGTCCGCTTGACCATGAGTTCTCTTTCCAGATGTCCGGCGATGTACCGCGCCAGTTCACTCTTTCCGGTGCCGGGCGGTCCGTAAAAGAGGAGGTTGAAATTACTGACTTTATGCTGATCGGAACGGCGGAGGCAACGGTCAAACGCTTCCAGGTGTTCCATGATGGCAGGTAGTTCCCCTTCAACATGAAGTCCCGCAACGGAATAATCGGCCTCAATTGTTTCTTTGTTCTTTGGCTTCACGCCTCTGCTGATAAGCGTCATGTGGGCATCAAGGTTCATCATCACGACTTCTTTAAAAGCAACTTTTCCGGACGTCGAACTTTCCAGAGCCTTTCGGATGGATAGATCAATAGTGGCCGCGCTGACGGGATAGCGAATTGTCAGCCCATTGATTTCTTCAGGATTGAAAAGGCTCTTGACGCGGTGACGTCGGAGCACAGATTCCCACAGGTTGTTCCGCTGCCGCAGGTTGAATGCCCTGAAATGGACGCTGAATGCAAAGCGGCGCAGCACAGAATCTTCAATTTCGGAAATGCTGTTCGTAATCCAGATCATTCTGGCTCCCGGTTCTTCAAGGAGCTGGTTCAGCCAGCCTTTGTCCTGCGTTTCTCCCCGTGAAAACCAGGAATTCCGGGTATTGAGAAGGTTATCCGCCTCGTCCACGATGATCAGCGAACCGTCGCCGCCATTGGTCATATTCAGGCAGGCAAGAATGGCCGTCCGGCGTTTGTTGCTCGTATTGCCCTCCTCCCTCAGAATTTCATAGGCGGAAATCCCCAGCTTTTGCGCCAGTCCGAGGGCGTAACTCGTTTTTCCCGTTCCCGGAGGCCCGTAAAGCAGGATGTGATTCGCCGATTCCCGTTTGACATTGAGAAGGCTCAGGATATGGTCTGTTACCTTCGGATCGATCAGATGGTTTTCCAAAGGGATGGTTTTCCGGGAAAAGTGGACAAAATAATTCTTCGCCAGCAACTCGTTCGATGGTTTCTGAAAAAAGGACAGAAAATCATCCGTCAGGGTGAATGAATACTTGTTCATTTCATAGAATTCAATCCGCGCAAGCGTTCCGGAAAGGGCGGCTGTCATTTCCCGGTCGGTCATCTGCAGGATCATTTTCATATAACGCCTGCCGGGAATATCCTGGCAGTGCAGGTGATCCACAAAATAATCCTCTCCTTGACTCCAGACCGAAATAATGTAGAGAAACTCGACAAGAGCCTGTTCCGGGTTTGACAGGCGGAACATTTTTGACAGGATGTCCAATTTTTTTTCGGCATCGCTACGCCCTGAATAGGCAAGAGCCTTGTAACGCTGCTCCAGTGCATCTCGTACGGCCTTTATGAAAGATGTCGTTCGCCTTTTCCCTGATTGTTTGAGAATGCGGCAGATTAGATCAGGAGAATCGTCAGGATCGAGAATGTTTTCTTCGATGTCCGGTTCATATTTTTGTTTTTCCTTCGTGCTCATTCGTTCCAGAAGAACCTGCCCCAGGGCGATCATTTCCGGTCCCAAAACCCACGCCACCAGTTTGATGGTTTCACTGTCCGCCAATGGATAAGATCCAAGCAGGCGATCAAGGTAAACGGCGCAGTTACGAAGGACAAAGTGTTCATTCTTATCGGGACCGCAAGGCACTGCGCTTGAATGGTCCAAGTGCTTCATGCGTTTTTTAAATTTCATGGCCTTCTCCTTTCCGATTCTGATAGCAATGCCCCCGTGCTCAATTGCATCTCTTTTGGATATAAAATACCACCTGATCGTTCCATATTGCGGCACGATTTATCATTTCCTGATTAATGTGTAGAATATGTTTATTTTATTGAAATGCAGATAGTTATCTGAGCTGTGAAGCAATGCGCAAGAATTACCGGATCAAAAAAATATTCTGTTTTGAAGGGGTTTTTGGTAAGGGGGGGCTGGAAAAGATGTCCACAGCAAGGCCGAGTCCTGAGTTACTGCGGATGAATTACATAATTGATTGCATCTATCGGGATTGTGCCACCAAAGAAGAGCTTGAATTGTATCTGGGAAAATGGACGCAGATGAAATATGAAGCGTATCCGATACGCTGCGCTTAAAACGGAACGCCACGCTATTTTTAGGGAATGCGTCAGCGGAATTTTTCCCTCGATGAGTTTTTTGACAGGCTCAACGATTTGCCGGACAAGATCTTCTTCGCAGTACAGTTTCATGAGCGGCAGGACAAATCGCCATCCGGTTTAACACTCATCTTGCCAGCGTCAAAGACGCTCGTCTTTTAACTGACAACTTGCTTCAAATAATTTCAATCGGCGACTTTATAAAGCTTTTTAACTTTGGACATCAGTGTATCAGCTAACTTCTTAACATCATCATTTGGAAATCCTTCAAGCCAAAGCTTGAAATTTTTAAACAACTCGACATAAGAATCTTTATCAAATGAAATTAATGTGAAGTTGTGCTGAATCAAACTCTTTCGATCTGTTTCATAATTCATCTTTTCTGTATCTGGGATTATAATTTTTCTAATAAAATCTCCCGGAGACTTTTCAAATATTCCGAATTCGATCCCACTGTCCAAAAGCACTTCTTCAGAGTTTTTATTGTATGTAATATAGATATAAACAGTGGTATCGCATATAGAAATAGGTTTACTTACCAAGCAATTTAAATCATCAATCAGAAAAGTTTTTATCAATTCTTTATCGTCCTTGGGGTTGATATCCCATTTTTTATTGTTGATCACTGTGGAAAAAGTTTCTTTTTTATTAGGGATCAATTCATCTATTTTAAGCTGTTCGTACCACTTTTTGAATATTGATAGGTTTCTTTCAAGGATTAGTGTGTAAACAAACTTCCAATCTTTCTTCATATCCTTAACAGCACAGTTTGCCCATTTTTTATCACAAAATGACCAACCCAATAATTGGGTTTTCAATTCATGAGCATTTTGATTTTGAATTCCTTTCTTATGAAAGTGTTGTTTCCATCTGTTTTGTATCTCAACAAAAA
Proteins encoded:
- the lexA gene encoding transcriptional repressor LexA produces the protein MDELYDLTERQQQVLAYIAEHQRDHGVAPTVREIGDHFGLRSPGGIHRILSLLRKKGFVRSDDGKKRSWRAVAVIPEKGMPVLGEIAAGKPIETIALSGEHIAVSPSAFGSEDCFALRVSGDSMIEAHIVSGDLAVIRPQSEVENGDIAAVIVQDVLPEATLKIVQQKRRTLVLTPANHAYSAMTFKGAECSKVRILGKCVGIIRR
- a CDS encoding AAA family ATPase, with product MKFKKRMKHLDHSSAVPCGPDKNEHFVLRNCAVYLDRLLGSYPLADSETIKLVAWVLGPEMIALGQVLLERMSTKEKQKYEPDIEENILDPDDSPDLICRILKQSGKRRTTSFIKAVRDALEQRYKALAYSGRSDAEKKLDILSKMFRLSNPEQALVEFLYIISVWSQGEDYFVDHLHCQDIPGRRYMKMILQMTDREMTAALSGTLARIEFYEMNKYSFTLTDDFLSFFQKPSNELLAKNYFVHFSRKTIPLENHLIDPKVTDHILSLLNVKRESANHILLYGPPGTGKTSYALGLAQKLGISAYEILREEGNTSNKRRTAILACLNMTNGGDGSLIIVDEADNLLNTRNSWFSRGETQDKGWLNQLLEEPGARMIWITNSISEIEDSVLRRFAFSVHFRAFNLRQRNNLWESVLRRHRVKSLFNPEEINGLTIRYPVSAATIDLSIRKALESSTSGKVAFKEVVMMNLDAHMTLISRGVKPKNKETIEADYSVAGLHVEGELPAIMEHLEAFDRCLRRSDQHKVSNFNLLFYGPPGTGKSELARYIAGHLERELMVKRTSEVVRPYVGETEQNISQIFSEAEAAEAVLVIDEADSFLFNRNRAVRSWEISQTNEFLTQMERFQGILICTTNRFEDIDPASVRRFNYKIGFRCLKPEGNVIFYKRLLSPLTSVPLSEEEEKMLGNISELTPGDFRVVRDRFAILPRGKVIHGMMVQALREESQIKQLQEGKKTLGFMRRTS